A single genomic interval of Saccharothrix saharensis harbors:
- a CDS encoding phage tail protein, translating into MALPELDTSVGHSFGLEVDGVAIKQISEVSGLKMEQDVIELKTNTADGKYVIKKLPGKPKAGEVTLTRGLTDDQSFEKWVKDAHFGRMGNARKGGAIIVYDYEGQPIKRYKLTNAWPKSLEIGTLKAGDTSVLTEKLVVTYEMMEVE; encoded by the coding sequence ATGGCTCTTCCCGAACTCGACACCTCGGTGGGCCACTCGTTCGGCCTGGAGGTCGACGGTGTCGCGATCAAGCAGATCTCGGAGGTGTCCGGGCTGAAGATGGAGCAGGACGTCATCGAGCTGAAGACGAACACGGCGGACGGCAAGTACGTCATCAAGAAGCTGCCCGGCAAGCCCAAGGCGGGCGAGGTCACCCTCACCCGCGGGCTCACCGACGACCAGAGCTTCGAGAAGTGGGTGAAGGACGCGCACTTCGGCCGGATGGGCAACGCGCGCAAGGGCGGGGCGATCATCGTCTACGACTACGAGGGGCAGCCCATCAAGAGGTACAAGCTGACCAACGCCTGGCCGAAGTCGTTGGAGATCGGCACGTTGAAGGCGGGCGACACCAGCGTGCTCACCGAGAAGCTGGTCGTGACGTACGAGATGATGGAAGTCGAGTGA
- a CDS encoding zinc-ribbon domain-containing protein has product MRRVMAAVAAEAPVSSGSGSGPVSPMRTEFAFELPRGYVDDNGEVHRSGVMRLATARDELVPLRDDRVRENSAYLTVVLLARVIVRIGSVTDVHVGVVENLFASDLAFLQDMYRRVNSEGHTRAAVACPSCGSGFEVDVAGGRLGES; this is encoded by the coding sequence ATGCGCAGGGTGATGGCGGCGGTGGCAGCCGAGGCGCCGGTGTCCTCGGGTTCGGGGTCGGGCCCGGTATCGCCGATGCGCACGGAGTTCGCCTTCGAGCTGCCGCGCGGGTACGTCGACGACAACGGCGAGGTGCACCGCTCCGGCGTGATGCGCCTGGCGACCGCGCGGGACGAGCTGGTGCCGTTGCGGGACGACCGGGTGCGGGAGAACTCGGCGTACCTGACCGTGGTGCTGCTCGCCCGGGTGATCGTGCGGATCGGGTCGGTGACCGACGTGCACGTCGGGGTGGTCGAGAACCTGTTCGCGTCGGACCTCGCGTTCCTGCAGGACATGTACCGGCGGGTGAACAGCGAGGGGCACACGCGCGCGGCGGTCGCGTGCCCGTCGTGCGGGAGCGGGTTCGAGGTCGACGTGGCCGGTGGCCGCCTGGGGGAATCGTGA
- a CDS encoding DUF6760 family protein, translated as MTYGTDRLHEEVAYVAYHFHWSWDSILDLEHADRLRYVAEIGRINTRISQGR; from the coding sequence GTGACGTACGGGACCGACCGGCTGCACGAGGAGGTCGCGTACGTGGCGTACCACTTCCACTGGTCGTGGGACTCGATCCTGGACCTGGAGCACGCGGACCGGTTGCGGTACGTGGCGGAGATCGGGCGGATCAACACTCGGATCAGCCAGGGGCGGTGA